A genome region from Fervidobacterium changbaicum includes the following:
- a CDS encoding bifunctional enoyl-CoA hydratase/phosphate acetyltransferase, whose amino-acid sequence MIRTLSEIIDMAKGKGKVIAIAGAEDKEAVKAVIEAKELGVSAILFGKREVIEENLRELGADFPIIDCRTEEEASKAAVKSVVEGRAHIVMKGLVKTSTLLKAVLDKEQGLRTERLLSHVAVVEVPGVNRLIFVTDGGMVIKPTLEQKVQIIENVVAVARKLGYEMPRVALIAAVETVNPDMPETLEAAIIAKMNERGQIKNCKIDGPLGIDNALSVYAAEVKGVKGDVAGHADILVVPDIHSGNFLGKSAVYFANGKIAGIIAGAKAPVIVISRADTSESKFASIALAIALS is encoded by the coding sequence ATGATAAGGACACTTTCTGAAATTATTGATATGGCAAAGGGTAAAGGAAAAGTTATCGCAATCGCAGGTGCAGAGGACAAAGAAGCTGTGAAGGCCGTTATCGAAGCAAAGGAATTGGGCGTTTCCGCTATCCTCTTTGGAAAGAGAGAAGTAATTGAAGAGAATTTAAGAGAACTTGGTGCGGATTTTCCAATCATTGATTGTCGAACAGAAGAGGAAGCATCGAAAGCAGCTGTGAAATCTGTCGTTGAAGGCAGAGCACATATCGTAATGAAAGGGCTCGTGAAAACTTCAACTTTGCTCAAAGCTGTCTTGGATAAAGAACAAGGGCTTAGAACAGAAAGGTTGCTCTCTCACGTTGCTGTTGTAGAAGTCCCCGGTGTGAACCGCTTGATTTTCGTTACCGACGGTGGTATGGTAATTAAACCTACGTTAGAGCAGAAGGTCCAGATCATAGAGAACGTGGTTGCAGTTGCAAGAAAGTTAGGCTATGAAATGCCAAGGGTTGCACTTATCGCAGCGGTTGAAACGGTTAACCCCGACATGCCAGAAACACTTGAAGCTGCCATCATCGCGAAAATGAACGAAAGAGGACAAATTAAGAATTGTAAAATAGATGGACCTTTAGGAATAGACAACGCCTTGAGCGTTTATGCAGCAGAAGTAAAAGGCGTGAAAGGAGATGTCGCAGGACATGCGGATATATTGGTTGTTCCCGACATCCACAGTGGGAACTTTCTCGGGAAGTCCGCTGTCTACTTTGCAAACGGGAAGATAGCTGGTATCATAGCTGGAGCGAAAGCACCGGTCATCGTCATATCACGAGCTGATACAAGCGAATCGAAATTTGCATCCATCGCGCTGGCGATAGCCCTATCTTAA
- a CDS encoding M55 family metallopeptidase has product MATTRKKIFISFDYEGLAGITSWNDVDKKSSDYKKEEMLRQLRAFLRGLDGNEITLVDSHAAGDNIPWELTEEFPNVTLVSGGIRQYYMMYGIDESYDFTVFFGYHAGIGTLHANMDHTYSSSSIHNIWINGMEMNEALINAAFAGLFGVPLGCLVGDDKVVIQTSKVLPKALYLETKKSIGRHSAIMKPVASLLNELEECAQLLSTKSREDFEIFRFSSPIEMIVEFSDTLRADLVSSMPLVERLDGRKVRIVHDDYKLIFEALLAMTYICAAAKILV; this is encoded by the coding sequence ATGGCTACAACAAGAAAGAAAATATTTATATCTTTCGACTACGAAGGTCTTGCCGGTATTACAAGTTGGAATGATGTGGATAAAAAAAGTAGTGATTACAAAAAGGAAGAAATGTTAAGACAGTTGAGGGCATTCTTGAGAGGGTTAGATGGAAATGAGATAACTCTAGTCGATTCCCATGCAGCTGGTGACAACATACCCTGGGAGCTCACCGAGGAATTTCCCAACGTCACGTTAGTAAGTGGTGGAATCAGGCAGTATTATATGATGTACGGTATAGATGAGTCTTATGATTTTACCGTATTTTTCGGCTACCACGCAGGGATAGGAACGTTGCATGCAAATATGGACCACACATATTCGAGTTCATCGATACACAACATTTGGATAAATGGTATGGAGATGAACGAGGCACTTATCAACGCAGCCTTTGCCGGATTGTTTGGAGTTCCTCTTGGATGCTTAGTTGGGGACGATAAGGTGGTTATTCAAACTTCGAAAGTCCTGCCAAAGGCACTTTACCTAGAAACTAAGAAATCCATTGGAAGACATAGTGCTATCATGAAACCTGTGGCGAGTTTACTGAACGAACTGGAGGAATGCGCACAGCTTTTATCAACAAAGTCCAGGGAAGATTTTGAGATTTTTCGATTCTCATCTCCAATTGAAATGATCGTAGAGTTCAGCGATACCCTCAGGGCTGACCTTGTTTCTTCAATGCCCCTCGTCGAACGTTTAGATGGTAGAAAAGTCAGAATTGTACACGACGATTATAAGTTGATTTTCGAAGCATTATTAGCCATGACCTATATATGCGCAGCAGCTAAGATTTTAGTGTAA
- the dnaA gene encoding chromosomal replication initiator protein DnaA, protein MKEKIMSALKEKVSRQQWEHWFIDFYVKRVEGTHVVFEVGNLFLKGYIEKKFDKVIKKAIAEAVSQGATYEIVYAQIVNSENFEDEVPENVALVRKKPVLITPLNPKYRFDNFVVDEFNQFAYNLLLEAAKKPGTYNPIFIYSEAGMGKTHLVQAYGNYLLSQNPDLRFAYLTSESFMNELITKLKSGNMEEFRERYRKKIDVLVIDDIQFLAGKKGVQIELFHTFNTLYEAGKQIIVCSDRSPKELKDFQDRVISRFQMGVVAQIKTPSQEAMYKIAKKVVDDEKADIDDGILRYVAAHIRGSIRILKGAVIKLIAYKSMYGELNISIVKSILRDVLTEDTSTSSEGDIVDVIAKTFKTTKDDILSGSRDRNTSLARQVCMYFMVKKYGLSTRKVGEIFNKTHPSVINSVKSIEKKLENEKDFALLLRSIEKELQKSVGKAYS, encoded by the coding sequence ATCAAGGAAAAGATTATGTCCGCACTTAAGGAAAAGGTTAGCCGCCAGCAATGGGAACATTGGTTCATAGACTTCTATGTTAAACGTGTAGAAGGAACCCACGTTGTATTTGAGGTGGGTAATCTTTTTCTCAAAGGATACATCGAGAAAAAATTCGATAAGGTTATCAAAAAGGCCATAGCCGAGGCAGTAAGTCAAGGCGCAACTTACGAGATAGTTTATGCTCAGATTGTCAACTCCGAAAACTTCGAAGATGAAGTTCCAGAGAACGTTGCCCTAGTCAGGAAAAAGCCTGTTCTCATAACCCCTCTGAACCCCAAGTACAGGTTTGACAACTTTGTTGTCGATGAATTCAACCAGTTCGCTTACAATCTGCTCCTTGAAGCGGCGAAAAAGCCAGGTACCTACAATCCCATATTTATTTACAGTGAAGCGGGAATGGGTAAGACGCACTTGGTTCAAGCATACGGTAACTATTTGCTATCCCAAAACCCAGATCTGAGATTTGCCTACTTGACAAGTGAAAGTTTTATGAATGAACTCATCACGAAACTCAAATCTGGTAATATGGAAGAATTTCGGGAACGCTACAGAAAGAAGATCGACGTGCTTGTGATCGATGACATTCAGTTTTTGGCTGGGAAGAAGGGTGTTCAGATAGAACTCTTCCACACTTTCAACACACTTTACGAAGCAGGAAAACAGATCATCGTTTGTTCCGATCGCTCACCGAAAGAACTTAAAGATTTCCAGGACAGAGTTATCTCAAGATTCCAGATGGGAGTCGTTGCGCAGATAAAAACGCCATCACAAGAAGCGATGTACAAAATAGCTAAAAAGGTTGTCGACGACGAAAAAGCCGATATTGATGATGGTATATTGCGATATGTCGCTGCGCATATTAGAGGAAGTATAAGAATTCTAAAGGGGGCAGTGATAAAACTCATAGCTTACAAGAGCATGTACGGAGAACTGAATATTTCAATTGTGAAGTCTATCTTACGGGATGTACTCACTGAAGATACCTCCACCAGCTCTGAAGGAGATATTGTGGATGTAATCGCTAAGACCTTTAAAACAACGAAAGATGACATTTTATCAGGTTCAAGAGATCGGAATACATCCTTAGCGAGGCAAGTATGCATGTATTTTATGGTAAAAAAATATGGTCTATCTACAAGGAAGGTTGGCGAAATCTTCAACAAAACACATCCGTCGGTAATAAATTCTGTTAAATCAATAGAGAAAAAACTGGAAAATGAGAAGGATTTCGCGTTGTTATTAAGAAGCATTGAAAAAGAACTTCAAAAAAGTGTTGGAAAAGCTTATTCTTGA
- a CDS encoding ferredoxin, producing MKVRVDEATCIGCGVCENLCPDVFKLGDDMKAKVLQPETDLECAKDAADSCPTAAISIEE from the coding sequence ATGAAGGTTAGAGTAGACGAAGCAACATGCATCGGGTGCGGTGTTTGCGAGAACCTCTGTCCAGATGTATTCAAACTTGGAGACGATATGAAGGCAAAAGTTTTGCAACCAGAGACTGACCTTGAATGTGCAAAAGATGCTGCTGACAGCTGTCCAACAGCTGCGATCAGCATTGAAGAGTAA
- a CDS encoding BMP family lipoprotein, with protein MKRFFVFVLLAVVLTLGFSFKAIMVTDTGGLGDKSFNDGTWAGIQRAANELKVEAKVIMSQEQSDYIPNLTKAAQEVMKEKDGGIVFAVGFMMTDALMKVAQQFPTVYFAGIDIDFEGKELPNVINFLFKEQESAFLVGYIAAAMTRTGKVGFVGGLSIPPVERFRYGYEAGIKAYEDLKGKKVTIIRGYTNEFSDPKKGKDLANSQFSQGVDIIFAAAGACGNGVIEAAKERSEKLAGKGYENIKKRALSGLPMYYAIGVDVDQDYMAPGVVLTSAMKGVDMAGYYGVKWAFTGQFKGGVKNLGLKENGVRMSEMKYTKEIVEKLAPNALKELEYLKQLIIEGKIVIPDSEDALKAFTVKGLKLPK; from the coding sequence ATGAAGAGGTTCTTTGTTTTCGTGCTTCTTGCGGTAGTTTTAACGCTCGGGTTCTCATTCAAAGCCATCATGGTGACCGACACAGGTGGACTTGGTGACAAGTCGTTCAACGATGGAACATGGGCAGGTATCCAAAGAGCGGCGAACGAACTCAAAGTTGAAGCAAAGGTAATCATGTCACAAGAACAGTCCGACTACATTCCAAACTTGACAAAAGCTGCTCAGGAAGTTATGAAGGAAAAAGACGGTGGTATCGTCTTTGCAGTTGGTTTCATGATGACAGATGCCCTCATGAAAGTTGCACAGCAATTCCCAACAGTTTACTTCGCTGGAATTGACATTGACTTTGAAGGTAAGGAACTTCCAAACGTTATAAACTTCTTGTTTAAAGAACAGGAATCAGCATTTCTTGTTGGTTACATTGCAGCAGCCATGACAAGAACGGGAAAGGTCGGATTTGTCGGTGGACTTTCTATTCCTCCAGTTGAAAGATTCAGATACGGTTACGAAGCGGGTATAAAAGCATACGAAGACCTTAAGGGCAAAAAGGTAACAATCATTAGAGGTTACACCAACGAATTCAGCGATCCAAAGAAAGGTAAAGATCTTGCCAATTCCCAGTTCTCACAGGGTGTAGACATCATCTTCGCAGCAGCTGGCGCATGTGGTAACGGAGTCATTGAAGCAGCAAAAGAAAGATCAGAGAAGCTTGCAGGTAAAGGATACGAGAACATCAAAAAACGTGCACTTTCCGGTCTACCAATGTACTATGCCATAGGAGTTGATGTAGACCAAGACTACATGGCACCTGGTGTTGTCCTCACAAGTGCGATGAAAGGCGTCGACATGGCAGGATACTACGGTGTCAAATGGGCCTTCACAGGACAGTTCAAAGGCGGAGTCAAAAACCTTGGCTTGAAAGAAAACGGTGTTAGAATGTCTGAAATGAAGTATACAAAAGAAATCGTCGAAAAACTTGCACCGAATGCTCTCAAAGAACTCGAATATCTTAAACAACTCATCATCGAAGGCAAGATCGTTATTCCAGATTCAGAAGATGCACTCAAGGCATTCACTGTTAAAGGTTTGAAACTTCCAAAATAA
- a CDS encoding ABC transporter ATP-binding protein, which produces MIEITKRFPGVLANDRVTVRIKKGEIHAIVGENGAGKSTLMNQLYGLYHPDSGEIRIFGERRVFTGPRDAIRSGIGMVHQHFMLVNTLTVAENVVLGNEPVKGVNFDLKRARQEVKELSEKYGLYVDVDAKIEDIPVGMQQRVEIIKTLYRGANIIILDEPTAVLTPQEVEELFEIMRNLQKSGKTILFISHKLNEVMEISDRITVMRGGRVTAELITKETNEREIARAMVGRDVVLKLDKAPHTPKEVVFEVKDLWVKDNRHLDAVRGVSFKVRKGEIVGIAGVAGNGQTELVEAITGLRRAEKGQVIFEGVDVTNKHPRILREMGMTHIAEDRLKHALIKQFPAYYNVILGRHYKRPFAAGAFLNHQEIKRYTAELMEEFDVRPRIIEHLGGNFSGGNQQKLVVGREIKAGPKFMVVAQPTRGLDVGAIEFIHRQILKMREHDVGILLISMELEEIFSLSDRILVMYEGQIMGEVKPEETTVEEVGLMMAGKRLEEVRGGKK; this is translated from the coding sequence ATGATAGAGATCACCAAAAGATTCCCCGGCGTGCTCGCAAACGACAGGGTAACGGTCAGGATTAAGAAAGGCGAAATCCACGCTATTGTTGGAGAGAACGGTGCTGGGAAAAGTACGTTGATGAACCAACTTTATGGACTCTATCATCCGGACAGTGGTGAGATACGTATCTTCGGTGAGCGAAGAGTTTTCACAGGACCAAGGGATGCGATAAGGTCAGGAATCGGAATGGTGCACCAGCATTTCATGCTCGTTAATACCTTGACTGTGGCCGAAAACGTCGTACTTGGAAACGAACCTGTGAAGGGTGTTAATTTTGACTTGAAAAGGGCAAGACAAGAAGTTAAGGAGCTGTCTGAAAAGTACGGTCTGTACGTCGATGTTGATGCAAAGATTGAAGACATTCCAGTTGGTATGCAACAGCGTGTCGAGATAATAAAAACACTTTACAGAGGTGCGAATATAATCATCCTCGACGAACCTACAGCCGTTTTAACTCCCCAAGAAGTTGAGGAACTCTTTGAGATCATGAGGAACTTGCAAAAGAGTGGAAAAACGATACTATTCATTTCGCACAAACTCAACGAAGTTATGGAAATCAGCGACAGAATAACAGTGATGCGTGGTGGAAGGGTAACGGCTGAACTTATTACAAAGGAAACGAACGAACGTGAGATAGCACGTGCGATGGTTGGTAGGGATGTCGTTTTGAAGCTCGACAAGGCACCGCATACACCTAAGGAAGTGGTATTTGAAGTCAAAGACCTTTGGGTAAAGGATAATAGGCACCTTGATGCGGTCAGAGGAGTTTCGTTTAAGGTAAGAAAAGGTGAAATTGTAGGTATTGCTGGTGTTGCAGGTAATGGACAGACGGAACTGGTTGAAGCTATAACTGGACTAAGAAGGGCTGAAAAAGGACAAGTGATATTCGAAGGAGTAGACGTGACGAACAAGCATCCTAGGATCCTTAGAGAGATGGGGATGACACATATAGCAGAAGATAGGCTGAAACATGCTCTAATTAAGCAATTCCCAGCCTATTACAATGTGATCCTCGGCAGGCATTACAAACGTCCGTTTGCAGCTGGCGCCTTCTTGAACCATCAAGAGATAAAAAGATACACAGCCGAACTGATGGAAGAGTTCGATGTAAGACCAAGGATAATAGAGCACCTTGGTGGTAACTTCTCCGGTGGTAATCAGCAAAAATTGGTTGTTGGAAGGGAAATAAAAGCGGGACCGAAGTTTATGGTTGTAGCACAACCTACAAGGGGACTCGACGTTGGAGCGATCGAATTCATCCACAGGCAAATTTTAAAAATGAGGGAACACGATGTGGGGATTCTTTTGATATCAATGGAATTAGAGGAAATATTCTCACTGAGCGATAGGATATTGGTGATGTACGAAGGGCAAATCATGGGTGAAGTAAAACCAGAAGAAACAACTGTTGAAGAAGTAGGCTTAATGATGGCCGGTAAGAGACTTGAAGAAGTTCGAGGTGGTAAGAAATGA
- a CDS encoding ABC transporter permease, which translates to MKKALESIAVPVIAVLIALLISGFIILAIGKNPIKAYGVLLHGAFGNKQAIIDTLIKTTPLILTGLAVGFGFRAGVFNIGAEGQMAMGALMAATFASNFGGLPPAVAIPLTILIGMGAGAGWAAIAGYLKAKTGAHEVVTTIMLNWITTYLASFMVTGPLATGSGTPKSPEIAQSAQLPVLMRVGAMELSAGILISIAAAVFMYVFLNKTTTGYEIKAVGFNPYAAEYGGISVAKNVVLAMAISGALAGLAGVTELMGVHHRFLGELSGGKGFDGISIALIGQNNPIGIIFAALLIGALRTGSNEMQFMGVSKYIVIIVQGIVIFLVAADRIVKAIYARKKVNYLRLKSRASKSLS; encoded by the coding sequence ATGAAAAAAGCACTGGAGAGCATTGCCGTTCCAGTTATCGCTGTCTTAATCGCTTTGTTAATTTCTGGGTTCATTATTCTTGCTATAGGCAAGAATCCGATAAAGGCTTATGGCGTACTTTTGCACGGCGCTTTTGGAAACAAACAGGCGATAATTGATACATTAATAAAGACCACACCTTTGATTTTGACAGGTTTGGCTGTTGGTTTTGGCTTTAGGGCGGGTGTGTTCAATATAGGTGCTGAAGGTCAGATGGCGATGGGTGCTTTGATGGCTGCGACATTTGCAAGCAATTTCGGAGGTCTACCTCCTGCTGTTGCAATTCCTCTCACAATTTTAATAGGTATGGGTGCCGGTGCCGGTTGGGCTGCTATAGCGGGGTATTTGAAAGCAAAAACAGGTGCTCACGAGGTTGTCACAACAATTATGTTGAACTGGATTACAACATACTTGGCTTCGTTCATGGTAACTGGGCCACTTGCAACTGGTTCAGGCACACCGAAAAGCCCTGAAATTGCTCAGTCTGCTCAATTGCCAGTTCTTATGAGAGTTGGTGCAATGGAACTTAGTGCTGGAATACTTATTTCCATAGCTGCGGCTGTATTTATGTACGTTTTCTTAAATAAAACAACAACTGGATACGAAATCAAAGCTGTTGGTTTCAATCCATACGCTGCCGAATACGGCGGAATTAGTGTTGCGAAAAACGTTGTACTTGCTATGGCGATAAGCGGCGCACTCGCTGGACTTGCCGGTGTTACTGAATTAATGGGAGTTCACCACAGATTCTTGGGCGAGCTTTCCGGTGGTAAAGGTTTTGATGGTATCAGTATCGCGTTGATAGGACAAAACAATCCAATAGGTATTATCTTTGCAGCGCTTCTAATCGGTGCGCTTAGAACGGGAAGCAACGAGATGCAATTTATGGGTGTTTCGAAATACATCGTTATCATCGTGCAAGGCATCGTGATATTCTTGGTTGCAGCAGATAGAATAGTTAAGGCCATTTATGCAAGAAAGAAGGTCAACTACCTCCGACTGAAGTCGAGGGCTAGTAAAAGCCTTAGTTGA
- the iscB gene encoding RNA-guided endonuclease IscB yields the protein MVFVLDKNKKPLMPCSEKRARLLLSRGRAVVHKMHPFTIRLKDRTVQQSELQPLRLKLDQGAKVTGLSVLREDGDVAETVFLCEIHHKTDIKQKLDARRAVRRSRRNRKTRYRKPRFLNRRRPEGWLPSSFKARADQLVNVVIKLTKLLPISAISIEDAKFDTQKLQNPEISGIEYQRGTLFGYEVREYLLEKWGRRCAYCGRSDVPLEIDHIVPRSRGGTDRVSNLTLACRECNQKKSNKTAAEFGYPHIEERARQTYKQAAFMNSIRSYLSKSLSSFGIPVEYGTGALTKANRIRLGFPKEHYFDACCVGESTPSEIRITQSYVQIWRAVGRGTRQMCNTDKFGFPRGHRQRCKKHFGFQTGDIVKAIVPRGKYAGIWMGMVAVRASGFFDIKDKNGKRVCQGIRYKYCKLIQTADGWQYSKTKTNYSISHTTEVACI from the coding sequence ATGGTGTTTGTGTTAGACAAAAACAAAAAGCCTCTGATGCCCTGTTCAGAAAAGCGCGCAAGATTGTTACTAAGTCGTGGCAGGGCAGTGGTTCACAAAATGCATCCGTTCACTATACGTCTAAAAGACAGAACAGTACAGCAAAGCGAGTTACAACCTTTAAGATTAAAACTCGACCAAGGAGCGAAGGTTACTGGTCTTTCAGTTTTGCGAGAAGACGGCGATGTAGCAGAAACAGTTTTTCTTTGCGAGATACACCACAAGACAGACATAAAGCAAAAACTTGATGCCAGGCGTGCTGTTCGTCGAAGTAGAAGAAACAGAAAGACTCGCTACCGAAAGCCGAGGTTTCTGAATCGAAGACGGCCTGAAGGGTGGCTGCCATCATCGTTCAAAGCAAGAGCAGACCAGCTTGTAAATGTGGTAATCAAACTGACAAAGCTGTTGCCAATAAGTGCAATATCCATCGAAGATGCAAAGTTTGATACTCAAAAGTTGCAAAATCCAGAGATTTCTGGTATTGAATACCAACGAGGCACACTTTTTGGTTACGAGGTAAGGGAATATCTTTTGGAAAAGTGGGGACGAAGATGTGCATACTGTGGTAGAAGCGATGTACCACTGGAAATCGACCACATCGTACCAAGGTCAAGAGGTGGCACAGATAGAGTATCAAACCTAACACTTGCTTGCCGGGAGTGTAACCAAAAGAAGAGCAACAAAACAGCTGCTGAGTTTGGATACCCACATATTGAAGAGCGGGCAAGACAAACATACAAGCAAGCAGCATTCATGAACTCGATACGCTCATATCTGAGCAAATCATTAAGCAGTTTTGGAATACCAGTTGAATACGGAACAGGAGCGCTAACAAAGGCAAATCGCATTCGTCTGGGGTTTCCCAAAGAGCACTATTTCGATGCATGTTGTGTTGGTGAGAGTACACCGAGTGAGATTCGTATAACACAAAGTTATGTGCAAATATGGCGTGCAGTTGGTCGTGGAACAAGGCAGATGTGTAATACAGATAAGTTTGGTTTCCCACGTGGGCATAGGCAAAGATGTAAGAAACACTTTGGTTTCCAAACTGGAGATATAGTTAAAGCTATTGTACCACGAGGAAAGTACGCTGGTATCTGGATGGGTATGGTAGCAGTGAGAGCAAGCGGATTTTTCGACATTAAGGATAAAAATGGCAAAAGGGTATGTCAGGGAATAAGATATAAGTACTGCAAGCTGATTCAAACAGCCGATGGTTGGCAATATAGCAAGACAAAAACAAACTATTCTATATCTCACACGACTGAAGTCGCGTGCATCTAA
- a CDS encoding ABC transporter permease, translating to MRVLAAILSIFINPQFYKIALTAATPLIFASLGGVFSEITGVVNIALEGIILMGAFTSVVFTYLTGNVWFGVLMAIVSGMLLALLHAWGSIKWAGNQVVLGTAIILLSQGLTGFLMEPIFGQPGQTDFVGKVDEITIPGLVKIPFIGQVIGEISPFVYIAFGCVAFGWWLIYKTKLGLRMRSVGENPEAADTLGVNVYAIRYFGVIMSGVFASLAGAYLSVGEIGQFKELMSGGRGFIGLAAMIIGKWNPVGAMLASLFFGLFGAFSNQLQSLQEITVASNVKSLFDTIPFVLTIIVVAGFVGKSRPPAADGVPYEKSE from the coding sequence ATGAGAGTTCTGGCAGCGATACTTTCTATCTTTATAAACCCGCAGTTCTACAAAATAGCTCTTACTGCTGCAACACCTTTGATCTTTGCATCACTTGGCGGAGTTTTTAGTGAAATCACGGGAGTTGTTAACATCGCACTCGAAGGTATTATCCTGATGGGAGCGTTCACATCGGTTGTGTTTACCTATCTCACTGGGAACGTATGGTTCGGGGTGTTAATGGCTATCGTTAGTGGTATGCTACTTGCACTCTTGCACGCATGGGGTAGCATAAAATGGGCAGGAAACCAGGTCGTTTTAGGAACGGCAATAATACTACTTTCTCAAGGTTTAACTGGATTTTTGATGGAACCCATCTTTGGACAGCCAGGGCAGACGGATTTTGTTGGGAAGGTCGATGAAATAACGATACCCGGTCTTGTTAAAATTCCGTTCATAGGGCAGGTCATAGGCGAAATCAGCCCATTTGTGTACATCGCATTTGGTTGTGTTGCATTTGGTTGGTGGCTGATATACAAGACAAAACTGGGTCTGAGGATGCGCTCAGTTGGTGAAAATCCTGAAGCTGCCGATACTCTTGGAGTCAACGTTTATGCGATAAGATACTTCGGAGTCATAATGAGTGGTGTGTTCGCTTCTCTTGCAGGTGCTTATCTGAGTGTTGGCGAAATCGGTCAATTCAAGGAACTCATGTCCGGTGGTAGAGGGTTCATAGGACTTGCGGCGATGATTATTGGAAAGTGGAACCCAGTTGGTGCAATGCTTGCCAGTTTGTTCTTCGGGTTGTTTGGTGCATTCTCCAACCAGCTCCAAAGCTTGCAGGAAATTACAGTTGCATCTAATGTTAAATCATTGTTTGATACTATACCGTTTGTTCTGACCATAATTGTTGTTGCTGGTTTTGTTGGTAAATCCAGACCACCTGCAGCAGATGGTGTACCGTACGAAAAAAGTGAGTAG
- a CDS encoding secondary thiamine-phosphate synthase enzyme YjbQ, translating into MLQEFSVRTTRRVELVDITNEVRKIVKESGVKDGIVVVYVPHTTCGVTINEHADPSVVEDIINQLAKIVPANAGYRHLEGNSDAHIKVSIVGSSVTIIVNNGNLLLGTWQGVFLCEFDGPRTREVIVKVIEG; encoded by the coding sequence GTGCTTCAAGAGTTCTCAGTTCGTACTACACGAAGGGTTGAGCTTGTTGACATAACTAACGAGGTCAGGAAAATTGTGAAAGAAAGCGGTGTTAAAGACGGAATCGTTGTTGTATACGTGCCACACACAACTTGCGGAGTGACAATAAACGAACATGCGGATCCTTCGGTTGTAGAAGACATTATCAACCAGCTTGCAAAAATAGTCCCGGCAAACGCAGGTTACCGTCATCTTGAAGGCAATTCAGATGCGCATATCAAAGTTTCGATTGTAGGAAGTAGTGTGACAATAATTGTTAATAACGGAAATCTTTTACTTGGAACATGGCAAGGGGTATTTTTGTGCGAGTTTGACGGCCCGAGAACACGTGAAGTGATTGTAAAGGTTATTGAAGGATAA
- a CDS encoding HU family DNA-binding protein produces the protein MNKKELVNAVAEKTQLKKKDVKLVIDTLFETIAATLEKGEKVQLVDFGTFEVKKMEGRTGVNPRTKAKIKIPARKVPKFRPGKVLKTRVNK, from the coding sequence ATGAACAAAAAAGAACTTGTCAACGCGGTAGCAGAAAAGACACAGCTCAAGAAAAAAGATGTGAAACTTGTTATCGACACACTCTTTGAAACGATTGCAGCAACACTCGAGAAGGGCGAAAAAGTTCAGCTTGTTGACTTTGGTACATTCGAAGTTAAGAAGATGGAAGGCAGAACAGGTGTGAACCCAAGGACGAAAGCGAAGATTAAGATTCCTGCAAGAAAAGTTCCGAAATTCAGACCTGGAAAGGTTCTCAAGACAAGAGTCAACAAATAA